DNA from Candidatus Bathyarchaeota archaeon:
TCGCTTATGACGCGGTTAATCATGCTAAGGCTCATGGGATTAACGTGGTTTTGATCGATACTGCTGGACGGATGCAGACAAATCAGAACTTGATGAACGAGTTGATTAAGGTTAGGCGTGTGGTTGGTCCTGACTTAACGATTTTTACGGTAGATTCATTGATTGGTAATGATGCAGTTACACAGGCTGAAGAGTTCAACAAAGCGGTGGGCATCGATGCCACAATATTGACAAAGGTGGATGCTGACGTTAAAGGTGGCTCAGCGCTTAGCGTGACTTACGTGACTCAAAAGCCGATTTTGTTCATCGGGGTGGGGCAAACGTACAAGGATTTGGAATTGTTTAATCCTGAAAAATTCGTGAATATGGTGCTTCGGTAGACCTTGTCTTTTGTTGGAGGAGGAATCAGGTGATAATTAGGCAAGAGAAGCCATCAGAATATTCTGCCATATATGACTTCGTTAAAGTTGCCTTTAAAACGGCTAAAGTTGCCGATGGTAACGAGCAGGATTACGTGGACAAATTGCGTGCCAGCGGTAATTATGTTCCTGAACTTGCGTTAGTGGCAGAAGAAGACGGCAAAATCGTTGGGCACATAATGCTGACAAAAACCTACGTTGAAAAGGGCAACTCAAGGTTTGAAGCGCTTCTGTTGGCGCCTCTTTCTGTCGCATTAGAATATCGCGGACGCGGTATTGGTTCAAAACTAGTTCTCTACAGCTTTGACTTGGCAAAAAAGTTAGGTTACATGGCTGTTTTTGTCGTGGGTGACCCTGCATACTATGGCAGGTTTGGTTTTAAGTCGTCTGCCCCCTTTGGAATCAAACATGCCCAACCGATGGCGATTCCTGACGAGAACCTCATGGTTTACGAGTTATCCGCTGGTGCATTGGCAGGCGTTACTGGAACCGTAAATTTCCCAACTTGATGCCGCTTAAGGTTCTTCTAGGCTGTCGAGTTGGAAGCGGATTTTGCTTGGGTAGAGCCAGTATGCTTTTATGAAGTTCTCTATGCTTTGGTCGATGTCGAGGGCTTGAAAGAAATTGATGTAATCGGCGTCTATGTCGTTTAGATTTTTTGACGTGTAGACTTTCAGGTTAGCCAAGTACTCCTTGTTGGTTTCTACGTTTTGCATCTGTATGGTCTGGGGTACTTCGATAGCAATTGTTAGGTTGGTTAAAATGTCTAAGGCTGCAATTTTGCGTACTTTATCATTTTTTGTTTTAACTACAACGAGGCGTTTGTCAAAAACTCTAAAATTCCAGTTGCTGGCAACATCTAAAGAAGCTGACATAAGCGTCACACAAACAAACCATTCCAACCTTAAAAACATCAACCTACTTTTATGTTACTTTTCAGTGTATCGTCTATTCATTTTCAAAGTTTGTTGCTTTCTGGTAGACCCTATCCCCCTATTTAAAGGCGGATTTTTCAGGGGGTTTCAATATTTTTCGGAGTGTTTCTGCACCAAGTAGAATAGACTCAAGGTTTTTGCGGTTGCACTTGTTGCTACTTAACGCGTGACGCGCAGGGCATACAGAAAAATGCTGTCTATTGCTTTTTGCGCCCTAAAAAACGCTGGGTTTTTTCGGAAAGGTTGAACAATGATGGCTTATGTCAAATAAGGCTTTAAGGGAGAGGGGCAAAGGTTTGAGCAAACGCGTTGTCCTAATTATAGTGTTACTCTTGGTGGGCGCAGTTCTTTTAATCAACAGCTTAAACATTGGCTTCGACATTGGGTCAGTGTGGTTTGGAGAACAA
Protein-coding regions in this window:
- a CDS encoding N-acetyltransferase yields the protein MIIRQEKPSEYSAIYDFVKVAFKTAKVADGNEQDYVDKLRASGNYVPELALVAEEDGKIVGHIMLTKTYVEKGNSRFEALLLAPLSVALEYRGRGIGSKLVLYSFDLAKKLGYMAVFVVGDPAYYGRFGFKSSAPFGIKHAQPMAIPDENLMVYELSAGALAGVTGTVNFPT